TGATGTCGGAGGGCTTCTATGAAACAAGTCTGTCTATCATCGGAAAACGAGTAATACACTTTGTAACGGTCGACTAAAATCCTATATGTCCCCTGCCAAGAGGGCTCTCTTGCGGGCATGGAAACCATGAGTGAAAGAATCTTGTCTTGGATGCTCCGGACCAAACGAATCCGGTATTCTTTCGTTTCTTCTTCCGTAAAATGAATGCTTTGAATATCCCTCAAGCTTTTCCTAGCCGAAGGGGTCCACTTCATATTCATTACAGCTGTCCCTTTTCAATCGCCTCAATGAGATCGTCGGTTGAATAGAGCGTGCCCTCGGCAATATCACGTTTGGCTTGCATAATCAATGCCTTAAGCTCACTGTCGCTTTCGATTTCTTCTTGGACAATGTTGCTTAATGGCTTCACCAGATAATGCTTACCCTCGACATCGACGATAGTGTCTTTATGCTCATATATCCATTCCTTGAAGAGCTCCGCATCATTGCCTTCGAGTTTTTTAAGCAACTTGGTGTCCCTCCTTAGATCGATCTTGTAAGTTTTATTATAACATTGATGACTGTAAGAAACAGCCTGAGATAAATCACTCGAGGAGAGCTTTATAACTCCTGCCTCCCCGCCCGCCGCTCGAAATGCACATGCAGCCGATACTCGCACACATCCCGCGTCCACCGATGCACGATTCTCCTATGCTCCGCCGCCGGTACATCCACTAACGAAAGCATCCCATCCTCGAACCGCGTCATGCTGCCGCGAGCACCGGCCCACTTCGTCAGCGGCATCCGCGCAATAAACCCGCTGACAGCCGTCTCGTCGTACGTCCACAGCCGCCGCGACTCCGCATCCGAGAAGTCGATCCGCTTCCGATACTCCTTCTCCATCAAGTAACGATGGAAGAACGGCGCCACCTCTTGCGGCGTCACCGGCTCCGCCCACCGTTCCGCGCCCAGCTCCAGCATGTACAGCAGCAAGACCATCTTATAGCTCTTCGCCATCGCCTCTTTTCGACATCCCGCAGCCACGCCTCGCTCGCCTCGTACGCAGCCTGCTCCTCCGCCGTCAGACAGCCCGCCCAGGACAAGAAGCTCGAATACGAACCGAACGTCTGCGCATACCCCTTGCTATCTTCACGCCCGTCGGGATGAAGCGGCACCGCCAGTCGTTCGCGGCAAGTGTGTAGATGGCGGCGACCACGCAGCCATATTTGTTTAGCTAAGTTAAATAAAGGAGCGGTTGGATCGGACTTAGGACTCATTCAAAAAAAAACATAGAATAGATCACTCTCAGCCTATCCAACAAAAGTTCGACAGCATTTATTCGACTTATTTCCCGGGAAAGCGAGTATGTGGCATCTCTTAAAGCAAGCTCCTTATCTTATATCGACAATTATCCAATCATTTTGGCAACGATTAATGCTGCTTTCTTCAGTTGATTCATGTCAAAGGAAGGTGGAATAAAAAGTCTACCCTTTTGTTAGACATGCAACTGTATGCGGGAGCATGTGGGGGTTGGATATGATCTGCATTAGTCGGATAAAACCCTTGATTTATAAGGGTTTTATCCGCGGCGTATTCTTTTTGTTCGCGTTTTGTTGCTTGCTGACGGTGTTCGTCAACAAGTCGTCAACAAATATCCAAAGACTACACAATCAAGAGGAGTCGGACACCAACTTGGGTGAGTCCTCATTGACTCGGTCGGGGTAATTATGTAGTCATCTTCGTTCAGTACCTTTACAATTCATTGAAGTTCCTCCTCAATCCTTTTAATAATCATCTCAGCAGTTTTGTTGTCAGTTGCCAAAGTAATGATGCTGAATATTTTTGAAATGAGCTTGCGTTCTGCCTTGTTGTATTGTGAAAGCCGGTCCGTGCGGCGTAGCATTTTAGGTTCTTCATACTCCTTATCTTCTTCAGGCGATATTACAGGTGGCACCGCAGCAGTAATCTTTCTCTTGGGGCGTTCAAGTTCAATCCGTTGAATTACTTTCTGCATTAGCCCATCTGATTTATTTTTCACTTTATCAATTTTTCCCAGTGCACTTTCTGCTGCCTTTTTTGTTTCTAGAACAGACTTAAGTTCGCGTTCGCGATGTGATGCATCCACAAAGAGACCTGCAGTTTCCTTTACTTTGAACTCAGTTTCCTTTTTTTCATATGTATCAATTTTTTTGTATGCACTGTTAATAGTAGAGCCGTCGTGGTAGATTTTGTAAAGCTCATCATTGAAATACCTTTGCAACTCACGCTCGAAATCAGCCCTTGCTGGATTCTCATTAAAATAGTCTCGTTGTGAGTTAGGAATAAGGTCCCTGTTCACTGCGAAAACCTCACCAATAAAATAACTATTGCCACGGTCTTCTTTGAATAATTTCTGGAGAGCGTCTTCACCACCGATCTGGATATTCTCTTTTCGCAATCGCAGGCCACGCATTTGGTTAATCTTTGGGATCGCTTTCTGGAATCTAGATATGCCGACCCACATCCACGCAATCAACTCACCATTTTTGTGGAAATCCTTAAAGTGGACACCAAATATATCATCGTACTTATTCCCCGTTGACGACTCTTTCAATATTGTCGTATATCTCTTAAAGATTGGCTCCCCATCAAGCGTAATATTATATTCGTCGATTTTCGTGCCGATTTCCTTAGCATGATTGTATATATCGGTTCGGTAAATGAAACTGTTTTGATAAGGAACAGGAGCAACAAAGGAAAGATAGTCCTTGATTTGTTGAAAATCGAGCAAGTCGGTGTTCTCCGAATTAATATAGTTCAGCTCCACACGAAAAAAATGCGAATCAATATTGTTTGTCTTTTTCCGCTCAAAACGATTTATGGCATTTAGCACTTCGTTTGCCGTGTGTTTCTTTCCACGTGCATTCTCATCGATAAGCCGGCGCATCTTCTTGGCATCGCATACCATAATGGACTCAGTTTCCTCACCTTTGACTGAAGAGCTGAAAATAAGTTCATTGCAGTACGCTAAGCCGCACAGCCTACCGATGCCCCTAAACCCTTTATCTTCACCGATTTTCTTATCGGAGTCAGCGATATTTCCCAGAGTTTCTTGAAAAGAAGCGGCAGGAATCCCTGTAGCATTATCCTCAATGATGATTGTTCGCTTGTCACGATCTAACCATATTTTAATGGTACCTTCATCATGTTTAAGAAGCCCTTCTTTAACGGCTTTATCGATCTGATCACAAGCATTCTGAATATATTCGCGGTAGATCACCTTGGAGTCTTGGTACATTCCTGTTGTTAGATTCTCAAGAATGTTTGCGCCAAAAATATAGTCTGCCATGTCTATATATCACCTACTTACTTGAACTGTTTGTAAACGGGTTTTGGAAAATGTATCTTCAAAAGGGAACGGAAGATGGGGTTCTGAACTAGATAATCACCCTGCTTAAAACGTGTTAACATATTTTGGTATGTGCTAGGAAGGCTTCTATAATCAGCGGTCGATGTTTCAATAGAGTTGGTCCTTCCATAAGCATGCGTTGCACAGTTGCCTGTTACACGCGGATGAATTGCAGAACGGAACTGCTCCGCCGCGAAAAGGACAACCCCTAATGAACGACCGCGCTCAGTGATATCGAGGATTTCACGGAGGATAGGTGACGACTTCGGTATCTCCTTTGACGCATACTTGTTGAGCTCATCAATGAAAATAACAATACGTGTCGGCGGCTCAACTCCAGACTCGGCATCGTATTCGCCTAACTTTAAGTTATAGATGGTCCGTACAGCGTCACCGAAGACAAACGCCTGCTTGTCTTCAGGTAGCTTGGCAATGTCAATTACATATACCTCGTTTTCCCGTATTTTCTTCAGCTCGTCGGCCAAGCGACATTCGTGCTTGCTTGGATCAGTGCGATTAGCAAACATATCGTCGTTCTTGGTAGCCTTATTAATGATGCGCTTGAACTTTCTCCAACTTAGTACAGAAATTTCATTGGAAACTCGTTGCTGGGAACCTCGCCCCGCGGGTTGGGAACGCTGAGACAGTTCATCGACTTTTTCCCTAAACTCAGTCCACGTATCAATATTGCCAAAATCCGGGTCAGTCTCGTCGATGATTTTGCTAATGATTGCTTCCATGGTCTGCTGAGGATCGTCAATATCAGCGAAGAGCATCTCTAGGCTCTCCTTATCGTCCTCATACGTGTACTTAAACTTTTGTAATTGCTCGTCTTCTATATACGCCTTCACATCTTCTGGAGACAGATATGTACTTTGCTTCGCCGACGCATTACTCGCGAAGGGGATATAATACTTCACATTTTTGAAAGGATCAGTAGACAACCCTAATGATTCGTATTCCTCGAAAATACGCTTCTCTTCGCCGGGTGCAACAGTTGAAAAGTCGTTCGGCCGGTCTATAGCCATTAAATCTCTTCCCTTAACATTGAATATGACAAAAGCAACGCTTTCGTTCATCTCGGCGTTAAGATACTGATCTTGTATGGCTTTCATTAGGAACATCGCATAAGAGGTCTTTGCGGCAAGCCCTGAGATACCTGATATATTGAGGTGTGCACCCTCCGGTCCCAAAATGAACTTCGAATTCAGATATACAGGGAGGGTAACCTCTTCCGTGGTACCTTCATACATCGTGAGAGACCCGCAGACAAGGGGATTTTCAATACGATCAAGTCCAAGTGCCATCGTAATTTCATCGGCTGTAGCAAGGTATACCTTGGCGTTATTATGGACTGGAGTGTATAGGTTTCTGTTATTAAAGGAAACCTTGGCTTTAGCATAGTTCATACCAACACGTAGGGTCGGCTCATCGATAGTTACATCACCGAAGTCACTAGAGATAAAGTTTGTCAAAAAACTCTGTGCATCAGTGATGTGTGAGATGTTCTCAATAACGCCAAAAGTATAGGAGCCTTCGATATGTTCTACTTTCACGATATCGAAAGCATGAAGTTTCAAGTCCGAGTTTGTCCAGAAATTAAACTCATCCATAGTTGTGGGACTTTTTTCGGTCGCTAGAACGCGACCAATCAATTTACTCATAAATTATTCTTCTCCTTAAAATAGATGCAAGAAACTCTCAGTACTAAGATAACGCGATTTCACAAAAGACTCTGTCAAGTATATAGGGTATATGTGATTCGCCCACCGGAGGTCCGAGCCATAACATACAGGATTACGTTCATTTATGAGGTAAGCGCTTAGTGTGTCTACTAGTTCGCTGTCAATGCCCGCCTCAATTTCTTCACCCGTAACGAGAATTTTTTCGATCTTTAGTATCCCGTCGAACGGCGTTCTGGTCTGCTTTTTATCTCTTAGGCGGATGTACCACACAGCGAACTTGATATCGCCAAGCATCGGATTCTCGTACTCTGCCACTGGAGTGCGATGATAGAGCGGCATATCCGCGATAAAACCAGGATTAGGTTTCCCATTAATATCCTCGCATACTTCTGGGTTGAAATTCTTTGACGCGCCTATTACCCAGTTATAGTTATTCTTGAAAGTTTGGTATCTCTTCTTGTCGGTTTTATCGTCTTTTGTTGGTCGATACTCTAGCGACCCGTCCTTGACTAAGTAATTGTTATGATTAAGCTTTCCCTCGCGTACAAGCTCAGCAACAAATTCTTTCTCAGCTTCTATCATTCTATCCTGAACACAGGCAGTAGCACGATCCTCGAACTTCTTATCTTCATTTCTAGATGTTTTATACGGCAAAATGGTGGAAAACTCTATCCCCAGTTTCTTTAATTCTATACACTCGCTTAATTTTTTTGTCGTGGCAGGCCAAAAACCAGATTTTCCATCCGCATCAGCTACATCTGGCATAGATAAAACAAACTCACGCTTAAACTTGGCCGGAGCTACTTTCTTATCGACGCGACGGCAGCAACCGACACCAATCTGTCCGGCAATCACAGGGTATATAACACTTCGGCCGCCAGATTGTCTGTATGCGATGTCATCCACCTTGAAAACCCTACGCGAACCGTCCAAGAAATAGCTAAGAATTTGATCATCCCGTGAGGCTAGCTTCTTGCACAGTCCTGACAGGTCGACGTAGGTCCTATGTTGAGTCGTTTCTGCTCTTCTTTTCCAGATAATCTCGCTATTTCCATAGTCGACTGACGGACGATCCGCATGATCAAGCCCATACTTATGACCCTTATAGCTCTTACCACCAGTAACTTCAGCAAGGATATTCATAACCTTGTCATGCTTTGGTTTAGAAAAATGTTCGTTGGTGCTACTCATCATTCCTTTGCCTCCTTGCTGACAGACCCTTCTGTTTCCTTGCTCACGTCTATTATCCATTTTTAATATACTTGCAATTTAGAATCTTTTAACGAAATGACCGGGGATCAATAATTAAAAGCCCAAGAGCATTCCTCCGTATTTAACTAAAGACTCTAACGGAGCTATTTATAATTACCTTGTTTAAAAACTTATCCGAAGGTTCCCTTGCTTAACCTCACACAAAATCCCAACTGTTCCCAGGCCTTTCACTCGTGACACCTAAAAAAAATTAATTAAATACCTTAATTATTATATTATCTTCAATGCCCATTGTTAAGAAACGATTTTCTGAAAAAATCTATTCCTCCGGTCCGTAGATTGTTGAATTAGGATGGAATTTTTTCACGATTAGTTACAAAAAATTTGATTAGTCCAAGCGCTATTATCAAAAACACCAACTACTCGATACTCTCCGGAGCATTGTGTCCCTAATTTTCTGAGATAAATCACAAAAACCGTCCGCATTAACAAAGGCATCAGGCCTTAGTTTGTAGGATACATGCTTTTCCATACTTCTAGTTCATAAGACCTTTAATTTATGTAATAATTTCTCCTCAAATCTAGCGGATCCCTCTATTTTGCATCATCCTTTTCAGATAAACCCAAATGGAACAAATAACAAAAAACCCCAGATTCACGATAATAGTGAATTCTAGAGGTTTTTGACGATAAATTATCTAATTTGTAACATGATTATTCCCCTTGCCACGCTGCCGCAACTTCCATCTCACCTAATAATTGCTCATCATTATCACATTCCATACTACTTAATAGGGATTCATACTCACTATACACCTTACGGAACGTTTGGGAAACGCGAGAGTCTGAGTAAATATTTACGGACTGACCATTTACTTTTGTATTAATACGTTGCATAAAACTTTCAACGCGGACGTAATCGCTTATATCCATTTTGCATTCGCCATGTTTGTTAATTAAGTCTTGTTTCAACATATCAAAAAACGGGAACAGCTTTCCGTTTAAATGTTGAAGATCAAACCCTTTGCTAATAATATAGTCCTGGTATTGTTCAAATACCTGTGTAGAAGGGACAGGTGTGAATAACATGGGGATGACCGAACCAACTCGCTCGCTGGCATATAGAGCGGTATCATAGATCTCTTCCAGGTCTTCACCAGGCAGTCCAAACATAACAAAAGCATTTACATTCTGTCTCCGCGTGTCGAACCCGACTTCCTCCAAAGCTGCTAACAACGATTCAAAGCGATGTAAATTACTGTTCCACGATCGATTCCATCGGGCGTTGGTTTCCTTTTTTATTGTTTCAAGGGGCAAGTAGATCTTTTCGAATCCGGCTAATTTCATTAAATATACTATTTCTGGAACGCCAACCAGGTATAATCCCAGTGAACTGTCACTTTCATTTTCATATACGATCTCATCCCTGCCGTTATCCTTTGGAACTTTACGTAAGATGACTTCTTCTCCGCCTATTTGCAGCTTTAGATACTCCTCGGGATTACTCTTGTCAATAATCTCAACTGATCCCTGTGTAAGGTCCTCTTCCAAAGTTATAAATGAACGTTTCTGCATTGATTTTTGGTTTTTATAGTTTTCGTATATCCCTTCTGTACCTGGCTGTTCCGGAGGCAAATCTGTATCTACCGATAGTGTAGCAAGTATCTGCCTATTCGATTTTAACTTAAGTAAAAAACGCTTATGGTCACTCAATGCTACTCCAATCTCAATTCCTTCCGGAGCATAAATCTTAATCCCGTATAACGACTTATCTGTAAGAACAGCTTTCAAAATACGCTTGAATTCTTTCATTTTCATTAATAAATTATCTTCATAAAAGCAAAAAACTCGTGTCCCTTGAACAAATTTTTCTTTAATCTCCCGTATTACATCCTCAAAGTCTCGATTGCGTACTTTTGTTCCATCGTTAAGAATGTTAGACGCACAGTACGAGCAAATATGCGGACATCCACGGGATGTAGTTAATATTGTGTAGGGTGGGCGCTCGCCCTCTTCATATAAGTCCGTCGCTAGTGCTAGGTTCGAGGCCCCTGGGATCTCATTTCGAACTACAAGATGCTGCGACATCAGATGCTCATCTGAGAGTTTTACATAGTCTCCTTTAATTACAAGTGCTTCAATTCCAAGCTTAGAGCCAGCATGCCCAGGTGCCAAAGTAGGATAAATGCCCCCTACCCTAATTTTTGCTTGGGGAAATACTTCCAGAGCAAGTTTAATTACATCACGAGTACTTTCCCACCAATAAGTCATAATTGAAGTTACCCAAAATTCAATAACTTCGTACTCTTTATATTTTATCTCTTCTTTAAGCTCGAATAACTGGTTTTCTAACGTTCCAATCGGACAACCAAACTCATATTTCCATTTCTCATTTGGTTTCAACTTATAACCAAATCTATCAGGAACGTACTCCTTGTTTGTACCTAAGACTACGACACTTTTCTTTTGCTTTCTTACTGCATCAAAACTTTCAAATTCTGTTACACTTTCAATGACGCCACTTTCTTTCCCGTATGGATTTAAGCAATCAAATAATTTTAAATCATATAAATTGCTTTCGCGCAGCCAAGTCGCAATCTTTAATAAGCCGTGAGGCATACTCCACCTAGCCCAGTATTGCGTGTCGTATATTGGTGGGTTAACTAATATCGCAAGTTTACGGCGTTCCATAACATCAACCCTTTTTCCCTAAACTTCTCTTTAAAGCAATAGAACAGTAATGATCATCAAAAAAATTAAATGATTGACCCAATCTCTTCTCATTCAGAAAGCTTGTATGCTGGTAAAACTCCTTGTACTCTTCCCTGGAAATTCCGTTTTTCTCCGATAACGGAAAAACATGAGGTGAAAGTAGGTCAAGCTTACCGGCTTTGGAGTATGATTTATATTCATCCGTATTAAAGGATGGCGTATAAGGCTTAGGTATAAGCGAACCACAAAGTTGTAACAGCTGAAAACTATGACGGAACATTGTCTCTAAGTCATCATCTTGTGTACCGATCATCAGAAAACCAGCTAGGTTCCCAGAACTAATTTTATACCTTTTTAATTCTCTATATACCCTTAGGTAATGATCAATTGCGAGATCATTACCTTCTTTTTCATACTCCAGAAAGAATGAACGAAATCCTGCTTCGTACATGTCTTGAAAGATCCCCGGTGGAGCATCTTTAATCTCAACTCCACACAATCCGTAAAGGGACAGTTGTATTTCTTGTTTCTTGAGTTCCCTAATAAATTCTTTCAGTATTTCACCATTATTTACGAATAGGTTGCCCTCAAAAATAACCACATCTTTTATATTATTCCGTTTCAATACGTTTACTTGTTCCAAAAGCCCAGGAACTGGGTCCAAGGAAAACTTTACCCCCCCAAACTGGGGGAGTTTTTCTGAATTCAATTTTCTAGTGATTGCCTTGTAGTATATCTCAAAATCCGGCAAACAAGATTTCAAATCAATGAAATCCGTAACCAAGAATGTGGCCCCAATTCTTTGAGCATGCTCGGTTTCTATCGCCGCATATGGACCAATAATGGAAATCTTCACCCCAGGAATCAGGGTTTTTAAATAAGGGATCAGCGTTCGTAACGTTTCGTACCAATATGAGGTAAGGGTATTTATAACAATATGATCGGGTTCCCATTCTTTAAGAACGAGACGAAGGTTCTTAGACGCTTCATCCATAGGCATCCCATATGTGCGTGCCTTATATGAGGTGTTATCAATTATTTTTTGCTTTGCTAAATCTCTGACAGCCACACGCCCAGACTCCGTTGGGAGCATAAAATCAAGTAGTTGAACATCGCAATGCATTTGGTCTAATAGTGTACTTAACATAAGGAGGGTTGTTGGTTGGTTCCAACGTACCCATGCATATCTAACCTCTTGTACAGGAGGATTTATAAGTAATACCTTCGTGTTTGAAATAAATTCCTTTAGCCACTGGTTTGCTTGTATACAAATGCCCATTTTTCGTCCCCTGCTAAATTTTGTTAGTTACAAGTTTGATGTAAACCTCCATTTGGTCTTGCGGGAGGTTAGAAGCAACTGTTGCCAAGCAATGCTTGATGAACCCCGCATCTCCCATTGTGCTTCGAATCGGATGATCCCAATTTAAGTAGATTTTATTCTGACTTGGATTCACCTCACAAAATGCTTTCACATGCTTCCCCTGTTTGTAGATAATCTCGAAATCTTCTCCACCAATTGAAATATTACGTTTCCAGATATCAGCACGTTTATTTAACTTTAATGTCTTGGACACATAATCAATTTGATAATCACCTGTTACTTCTTCCTCAACTGAAACAGTAAAGGATGCTAGTTTCCCTTCGGCTTTAAAAGGTGCCGCAGGGGCCAACTGAAGCTCATACGTCAAGCTTCCTTTGTAAAAGTGGTCCATCACCTCAGGATCCTCAAAAGAGAGTTCCATTATGCCGGCACTAGCTTCAATAATTGCATTACGTTGAGCTTCATGACGTTTTATAAAATTCGTCATACTGGCGTTAATATCACTTCGGTTTATAATAGCATCAATCAACTGTTTTAGTGGGCCCTCTAATCTTTCCGGATTGTCACCGATCAACAGTTGCTTTAACCGATTATATTGCTTGCTTTCCTTATAAAACCCATCACGCCCGGGGTTTATATCATGAATTGCATCAATACCTTTTGTGATATTAATTTCACCTGATATTTGGGATAAGGCAACTTTAGATGAGCCCGTAAGTAATTGGTCGAGTCCAAGGAATGTGGGGTCCCCTATTGCCACCCCTTTTACTCGGATCAATATCCCACGGCATTCAGCAGGAAAAATAGTTGTCGATTGACCAATTAAAAATCCTTTTGCCTCAAAATCGTCATTAGTAAACCGTAATATTTTTATTAGGTCAGCATCTGTATTTTCATCTAGCTGCCGTTCCGGTTCTATTACTTTACGATGCAGATTTTCAGTTAAACCACCATTAATGGAGTATGAGATAGTTATGGGGTAATCTAAGTTCTCCCCGTCCATCTCAGCCCGGATAAAATCGCGAACTCCCTCAGGAATGTTATTGTGGAGATTTGCCTTTATTGGGATAATACGACTAAGATTCCAAAGGAACTGTTCATCTCCGCCAAAACTCTCAATATTCCTAGCCCGTTTTTTCGCAGGTTTAGAGAGGTCCCTCACAACAAAATCTTTTAGCTCTTTTAATGTTATTCTTGTGTAAGAGCCTTGCTGTTCCGACGGCTCAACTACTCGAATGGTAGTCGTGCAAAAATTATCAATATCTTCAAGGCTACGATTAGATTCAAGCGAGAATAAAGCTTTAAAGTTTATCGTCGCAACAAGCTCAATTTCAGAAGCTCTTAAGGTGTACGCTACCTGTGCGTAATTTAGAGATTTCTGAGTCGTAACAACACCATGCTCTTGAATATCAAAAGCAACTGGCTCACCGTTTTCATTCGTTATACTAATAACTTCAATACGTTCCAATAATTCACGCCCAAGACCACCTGGAACAATAACTCCCAGATCTAACCTTCTTTGACCATTGGCTTCCCAATGAAACACATGTTGCGAGATTGACCCTTTCTTTGTTCTAACTTCTACTTCATCACAGTATCTAGCAGGAGCGAGAAAACCAATTCCTTTACCACCAATCCGAGGCCTTTGCTTTCTCGAAGTATACTCATCCTTTTGGGAGCTTTTTCCGATCCTAATATAATCCCTTACGAATTCTATAGGGTCCATCCCACAGCCATCGTCTGATATGGTCAACAAGCGATAATTCTCGATAAAATCTAAATGAACGCTATCAGCATCTGCATCATAAGCATTTGATACCATTTCTTTGACGGCCTTTACGAAAGGTTGATATACACCAGATAACTCTCGTAATACTACAGGGCTAATGCCGCCGAATCGCAAGTTAGAATGTGCGGGCTTCAAATCAGTTTCAAAAGTGCTCACTCAATAACTCCTCCAATGCGTACAAGGCCAGAGTTCCTGTACATTGTTCCTCATCAACTGTCAATAGCATCACGTACTTATCGTTTATATCTACTAAAAACTGATTATTTTGCTTTGTGAACTGTGCTTGCCTGCCCGTCGGAATATGATATGCACAGAATTCATCATATTTCGTCGACCATACCAATATCTCTTGGTTAATAACTATATCTGCAATAAAGCTATTTCTGGCGTATGTTTCATTATAGGAATCAAACGTCCCCTTGGTTCGTCCCTCATTTGTGACGTTATCTAATTGCACCTGCCATAAAGAATCTCCAGTTCGTTTATCGATACAAACCATTTCGTCATTGGGCAGGAGAAATATAAGCTTGTCCCCCAACGCACCTCGATACTGACTGCCAGAGAAGTTGTTTAATTGCCAAGCCGTTCTTCCTTCTTGCTTGGCGATAAGCCCCTTCTGGTCAGAATTTTGTACCATCTGCATTTGTCCGAGAGACCATATCCCAGATATCGGCGAAGCCCTTCCCAATGTAGATGCGGTACCCGATGTTAAGTCAATTTGTAAGAGGCCGCAGCTATAGGTCCTCGATGTATTATCTAATGTATACGGAATTGAGAATTTCTCGACTAAAGCAACTTGATTGATTTCCCATTCCATTTGGAAGGTGGATAATGTAAACCAGCCAAAGCGACTAAGTTGGTCATGGGTTCTAGCATCTTGTACTTTGGATAATAAAACATTAGCGCCCACCGCTCCAATTATTACATTATAAATGGTATTCGTCTCACGAACTTTCTTTTCGTTTATAGAGACCACTTGTAACTTGCGGCGATTTGTTTCCAACTCGCGGGAAAGCACCACCATGTGTTTATCGGTCAACAACGCCCAGTTTGCAACTGACCAGTATGCTGGTAATTTCCCATACCATGTACACTCCATCAACAAGCTCCTGTCGGCGAAAAAATCAATGCATCTAATTGTGTTTTTACCATGTCTGAAGCTTGCCGGCTGGAATACCCTTTAAAGTCACCATCACTCATCCAATTAACGTGTTTAGCACGCATTAAATACTCGTGAAGTTGAGCTTTATCGATCTCCCCCAATTCCCGCTTAAGCACAAGCGGGATAAGGTAACTACCCAGTTTACTTACGGCTAGTGTTCCCATTGACTTTTTTAATAATGAGTTTCTTGTGGCGCTCCAGGCCTCGGGCCAAACTTGTGCAACAACATCCCAAAAATCTATAGCTAATCTATATTGCTTTTCAAGGTCAAGCATCTTTACTTCCCCTGATTGAAACAATTCCTCTAGCGATGCCCTTAAAGATTGAAGCGAAACTGGCCGTTTTGTACCACGGGCGCCCACAAGGTTTACGTTAT
The nucleotide sequence above comes from Paenibacillus antri. Encoded proteins:
- a CDS encoding type II toxin-antitoxin system RelE/ParE family toxin, with amino-acid sequence MNMKWTPSARKSLRDIQSIHFTEEETKEYRIRLVRSIQDKILSLMVSMPAREPSWQGTYRILVDRYKVYYSFSDDRQTCFIEALRHQHQND
- a CDS encoding ATP-binding protein, coding for MADYIFGANILENLTTGMYQDSKVIYREYIQNACDQIDKAVKEGLLKHDEGTIKIWLDRDKRTIIIEDNATGIPAASFQETLGNIADSDKKIGEDKGFRGIGRLCGLAYCNELIFSSSVKGEETESIMVCDAKKMRRLIDENARGKKHTANEVLNAINRFERKKTNNIDSHFFRVELNYINSENTDLLDFQQIKDYLSFVAPVPYQNSFIYRTDIYNHAKEIGTKIDEYNITLDGEPIFKRYTTILKESSTGNKYDDIFGVHFKDFHKNGELIAWMWVGISRFQKAIPKINQMRGLRLRKENIQIGGEDALQKLFKEDRGNSYFIGEVFAVNRDLIPNSQRDYFNENPARADFERELQRYFNDELYKIYHDGSTINSAYKKIDTYEKKETEFKVKETAGLFVDASHRERELKSVLETKKAAESALGKIDKVKNKSDGLMQKVIQRIELERPKRKITAAVPPVISPEEDKEYEEPKMLRRTDRLSQYNKAERKLISKIFSIITLATDNKTAEMIIKRIEEELQ
- a CDS encoding ATP-binding protein — encoded protein: MSKLIGRVLATEKSPTTMDEFNFWTNSDLKLHAFDIVKVEHIEGSYTFGVIENISHITDAQSFLTNFISSDFGDVTIDEPTLRVGMNYAKAKVSFNNRNLYTPVHNNAKVYLATADEITMALGLDRIENPLVCGSLTMYEGTTEEVTLPVYLNSKFILGPEGAHLNISGISGLAAKTSYAMFLMKAIQDQYLNAEMNESVAFVIFNVKGRDLMAIDRPNDFSTVAPGEEKRIFEEYESLGLSTDPFKNVKYYIPFASNASAKQSTYLSPEDVKAYIEDEQLQKFKYTYEDDKESLEMLFADIDDPQQTMEAIISKIIDETDPDFGNIDTWTEFREKVDELSQRSQPAGRGSQQRVSNEISVLSWRKFKRIINKATKNDDMFANRTDPSKHECRLADELKKIRENEVYVIDIAKLPEDKQAFVFGDAVRTIYNLKLGEYDAESGVEPPTRIVIFIDELNKYASKEIPKSSPILREILDITERGRSLGVVLFAAEQFRSAIHPRVTGNCATHAYGRTNSIETSTADYRSLPSTYQNMLTRFKQGDYLVQNPIFRSLLKIHFPKPVYKQFK
- a CDS encoding radical SAM protein, with product MERRKLAILVNPPIYDTQYWARWSMPHGLLKIATWLRESNLYDLKLFDCLNPYGKESGVIESVTEFESFDAVRKQKKSVVVLGTNKEYVPDRFGYKLKPNEKWKYEFGCPIGTLENQLFELKEEIKYKEYEVIEFWVTSIMTYWWESTRDVIKLALEVFPQAKIRVGGIYPTLAPGHAGSKLGIEALVIKGDYVKLSDEHLMSQHLVVRNEIPGASNLALATDLYEEGERPPYTILTTSRGCPHICSYCASNILNDGTKVRNRDFEDVIREIKEKFVQGTRVFCFYEDNLLMKMKEFKRILKAVLTDKSLYGIKIYAPEGIEIGVALSDHKRFLLKLKSNRQILATLSVDTDLPPEQPGTEGIYENYKNQKSMQKRSFITLEEDLTQGSVEIIDKSNPEEYLKLQIGGEEVILRKVPKDNGRDEIVYENESDSSLGLYLVGVPEIVYLMKLAGFEKIYLPLETIKKETNARWNRSWNSNLHRFESLLAALEEVGFDTRRQNVNAFVMFGLPGEDLEEIYDTALYASERVGSVIPMLFTPVPSTQVFEQYQDYIISKGFDLQHLNGKLFPFFDMLKQDLINKHGECKMDISDYVRVESFMQRINTKVNGQSVNIYSDSRVSQTFRKVYSEYESLLSSMECDNDEQLLGEMEVAAAWQGE